The Echeneis naucrates chromosome 8, fEcheNa1.1, whole genome shotgun sequence genome has a window encoding:
- the psmg3 gene encoding proteasome assembly chaperone 3: protein MSSPDPIIRSKQTEKNVNGISTEVVCTAFSNYIFVVLTQYRKIGTLISVTPESRSNDISTPSFSTKVLLGKDEPMTHVCAKNLATFVSQEAGNRPVLLGLALKDSSLDSVKQMKDIIRSCKVW, encoded by the exons ATGTCTTCCCCTGATCCCATCATCAGATcgaaacagacagagaaaaatgtcaatGGAATTTCAACAGAAGTCGTTTGTACAGCGTTCAGCAATTATATATTTGTAGTTCTCACTCAGTACAGAAAAATTGGGACACTGATATCTGTCACACCTGAGTCCAGATCTAATGACATCAGCACCCCATCATTCTCCACCAAAGTGCTGCTGGGCAAAGATGAG cCAATGACGCATGTCTGTGCAAAAAATCTGGCAACGTTTGTATCACAAGAAGCTGGCAACAGGCCTGTTTTACTCGGACTGGCGCTTAAGGATTCTTCTCTAGATtcagtgaaacaaatgaaagacatCATCAGAAGCTGTAAAGTCTGGTAG